A segment of the Jatrophihabitans sp. genome:
CTTGTGCCAGGTAGGCGGCGGCGCGTCAGCTGGTGGGAACTATTTCGACGGAGTCCACGTAGAACCAGCCCCAATCCTTGATTATGGCAACGGTGTTGGTTCCGCCGGTCAATGCCACCCCCCTGAGGGTCTTGACCCCCCAACCACTACCGGTCGCGGTAAAGAGCTGGCTGCCTGAGCTCCCGTTGACGGCGACGTGGTTCTGCTGATCGGCGCCGGAATGGTAACGAATACGGATATCGTAGGAGCCCGCAGTCACGTTAGTGAAGTCAACAGTGACTTTATCACCGGCGTTGGCGAACGGGCCCACGTAACCATTGCCCTCGTAACCGGCGACCTGGGTCTGAGAGATGACGCCTGTCAGGGCGCCGTTCTCTGCCTGCTTTCGAGTGGCAGTGTCGGTGGAGGGGGCGTTGGAGGGAACGATCTCGAGGTAGTCGACGCAGAACCAGCCCCATTCCTTGCTCACGGCTATGGTGTTCGCCCCACCCGTGAGGGTCACTCCGCTAATGGTCTTGACGCCCCACCCGTCGCCGGTGTCAGGAAATGCCTCGCTACGACGGGTCCCGTTGACATCCACATAATTCTGCTGGTATCCGCCGCGGTGGCGGATGCGGATGTCGTACTTGCCTGCCGTCACGCCGGGGAAGGTCACCGCCACCTTGTCACCGTCGTCCTCAAACTCCCCGACATAACCGCTGCCCTCATACCCCGGCGCCGCGGTCTGGATGGTGAGGCCGGTCAGAGCGCCGTTCTCAGCCTGGATGCGTGCAGAGGCAGGCGGCGGCGGCTGAATGACCGGCGGATCGACGGGAACGACCTCGACATAGTCGACGTCCATGTACCCCCAACCCTTGATCAGGTTGATGACGTTGGCGCCATCGGCGAGTGTCACCCACGGGACGGTTTTAACCGCCCAGGCATCTCCGGTCGCGGGAAAGGAGACGTCGCGCAACTGGCCGTTGTTGACCTGCACGGTGTTCTGCTGGGCGCCCCCGCGGTGGCGGATGCGCAGGTCATAGGTGCCGGCAGTCATGTTGGGGAAGCTCACGGCCAACTTGTCGCCGTTGTCAGTGAAGCTCCCGACATGGCCGGCGCCCTCGTAACCGGGCAGGTCAGAGCGCACGCTCACCCCAGAGCCGGTCAGCGTGCCGGTCTCGGCCTGGACGCGGGTCGTCGGCGTCGGCGGAGAGGGGAACGTAGGCGTCGACGAATTGGTTTGAGACACCTTGTAGTCATGAACGACGATGTCCCCGGTGCCCTTTATCGGCTCCACTCCCAACTCGGCGTCGACCAGGTACTCGTTGCCCGTGGCCCAGCGATTGCCCCTGGCGTCGGTATAGGTTCCGACGTGATTGACGATCGCGGCCAGATCGATTTCCCCCGGGTCCATGGGCATCACATCAGGCTGGAAGACGATAAATTTCCAGCCGGTACGGCCATAGGCGCCGTTGAGGCTTCCGAAATTAGGAAGCAGGGGGGTGTCATTGTTCTTGCCGTCCACGCACGGGGCCTGATCCCTGGCAGCGTGAACGTGGTACAGCTTGCCACCGATGGTGACGTCGTGGGACCACCACCAACACGCTCTCGACGAGTGAGCTCCGTAGCCTCCCCAATTGTCCAGCGGGATCATGATCTCGTGAGTGATCGACGAATTCACGAAGCCCCTGTCCTGTCCGGGATGGGACTGCAGCCAGAGGTCGAAGGACAGGTGCCCTACCCCGGTGGGCGCAGTGACGTGGTCCCAGTCGTACTTGGCGGTGAGGGAGTTGACCGGAAGTTGCAGCGGGAAGAACGTGCCCGGGGTGGCGCCGCTCGGGCTGGTCAGCGAGATGCTGCCATCGCGCAGTCTGACCGGTTGTCCGGCAGGTAGGTAGTCGGGGCTGTAGGAGCCAGGCTTACTACCGCTCACGATCGCCGGATATCCCTTGACGTCGCCATTCGTGGTCTCGGGCCAGCGCCATTTCATCCTGAACGCCACCTCGCCCTGCGGGCCGGCCTTCGGCTCGATGCCGACTTGCTGCTCGTATTGCTCCGGCCCCGGGCCCTCGGTCCGGTTTTCCGGGTTCTGGGGTCCGGCGCCGTTGACCCAGTAGGCGTCGTTGTCGTTGCCGAGCTGCAGCAAGTGGCCCTCGCTGTCCCGGCTGTCGAGCTGGACCGCAGGCGCGGGTCCGGCCCCGGCAGGAGTCGTCAGAGCGGCGCCTGAGATGACCGCCGTGACTACAACCAGTGCCACTTTCGCCTTTTTGACAAAGCTCATCACGAATGGTCCTTAACTGCGAGTCCAAGGTTTAGGTCCGGTTTGCCCGAACATGCGCATAATAGGACTCAGCAGTTGAAGATCATGTGAGATGTGCTCCGCACCATGACTCACGCTCACCCCGGCATAGCAGCCGGTGGTGTCCAGGACCTGGCAGCCGGTCGCCTCGACGCGACGGCACAGCGCAGCCGGCTGCCTCAGATCACCGGAGTCGCTTGCACATCCGCCTCGGCGCCGACGACGGATCGGCCGCGCCCGTCGTGCGGCCGGTCACTGACGTCGCGGGCGGCGCCGCTGGCGCCGCTCCACCAGGTGCGGCGACCCGGCCCGTCGGGTGCCGGGCGACGCCGAGGTGGCACGCGCTGGTCGGCGCGGCCACCTCCGCGCGCTCGGTGCGATCTGTCATGCCTGTTCTGAGCCCTTGAGCTGAGGGGCGCTCGTGTCAGCGTGCCTGGCCGAGCCGCCCGCCGCCCCGGGGTGTCCGCACCAGCGCTTGAGGCCGGCAAGCACCTCGGAGGCGCCCGAGCCCGCCAGGTAACCGTCCGGGCGGACCAGCAACGGCGCCTTGAACTCGGGATGGCCCTCGACCTGGCCCTGCCAGAGGCACAGCCGGTCGGCCCACGGCTCGGCGCGAGAACCGATGGAACCGTCGTCGACGAGGACGAATCGCCCGTCGTGCATCAGATCGAAGAGGCGCACGTCGCCGTTCGTTCCGCGCAGGTTGAGGTTGGGCACGCGCCGTCCCTCGTCCCGGTTGCGCAGGCGCCGGTGCGTGGGCGGGTACCTCAGCGTCACGCCGGACAGCGCCCCGGCCGCGATCCCACGGCCGCGGGCGGTGGACAGGATCAGCGGAACCACTGTCTTGCGCATCTTCTGCGGCATCCGGTGACCGGCCATCATCAGCCGGGTGACGACGTCGGTCACGGTGATCACGGCCCGGGACCTGCGGCGCCGCTCGGCCGCGTAGCTGTCCAGCAGCGATGCGTCGCTGTCGCCGGCATGCACCGCGGCGAGCTTCCACCCGAGGTTGAAGGCGTCCTGGACGCCGAGGTTGAGACCCTGGCCGCCGAGCGGTGAGTGCACGTGGGCGGCGTCGCCGGCCAGCAGCACCCGGCCTTCGCGGTAACTGGTCGCCTGCTTCTCCTGAATGATGAAGCGCGAGGTCCAGATGGGCTCGTGCGGGCCCAGGTCGCTGCCGAAGATGTTGATCAGCGCCTTGCTGATCTCGGTCATGGTCACCGGGTCATCGCTCCAGGGAACGGTGCGGTCGATGATGCCCAGGCGGTAGTAGCCGTTTCCGAACGCCGTGCAGACGACCAGGCCGAGCTTGGCGACCTCGATCAGCAGGTCGTCCTTGGGCGGGTTCTTCAGCAACACGTCGGCGACCAGGATCGTGTACGGATAGGGGCGCCCGTTGAACTTCGCGCCGATCGCCTCGCGCACATTGCTCTTGGACCCGTCGCACCCGACCACCCACGAGGCGCGGACGCTGCCGGGGTCCTTGCCGCCGAAGTGGACGGTCACTCCGTTGCTGTCCTGATCGAGCGACTTCACCCCGGCTTCGCGCCGCACGTGCACGCCCAGCTCGAGGGCGTGCTCTTCGAGGATCCGCTCGGTCTCACTCTGCGGCAGGATCAGCAGGTGACCGAAGTCGGTGTCGAGCTCGGCCAGGTTCAGCAGCGACTGCTTGCGCTGCTCGAAGCGGAGCCGGACCTTGGGCACCGGATGGCCCAGTTTCATGAAGGTCTCGGCGAGGCCGCGCTGAGCCAGCAGATCGAGGGTGCGGCCGTGCATCCCGAGCGCTCGGGACTCTTCTGAGCGGTGCGAACGCCGTTCCAGCACCAGCACCTTCAGATTCTTGAGGGCCAGTTCACCAGCGAGAGCGAGCCCCGTCGGCCCCGCGCCCGCGATGACCACGTCATATTCCGCGACCTTCATGTGCCACTCCCCTTGAATAATTCATCGAATGGAGAATTCTATCCATGTTGACTTCTCGTCCGCAAGAGTGCATTTTGGACGCTACCGTCCAGAAGAGGAGTCCGCATGACGAACATCCGCACGCCACGGGGCCGTAGCAGCGAGCCCAGCCACCAGGAAGCCGGGCATCCCAACCGCAAGAAGATCCTGATTGTCATGTGCCTGTGCCTGGGCACGGTGCTCTCTGCTGTCGCCTCGCTGAACGTGGCGTTGCCCGTGCTGGCACGCGACACCGACGCCACCCAGACCGAGATGCAGTGGATCATCGACTCCTACGCCCTGGTGTTCGCGGCGCTGCTGTTGCCTGCCGGCGCTCTGGGTGACCGGTTCGGCCGTCGCAAGATGCTGATCCTCGGCCTGGTGATCTTCGGCGCCGCCGCGACCGCCGCCATGATGATCAGCGAGCCCAACCACCTGATCTTCGCCCGGGCGGCCCTGGGCATCGGCGCGGCGCTGGTCATGCCCGCGACGCTGTCCATCATCACCACCACCCACCCGCCGGCCGAACGCGCCGGGGCAGTGGGCGTCTGGGCCGGGGTCGCCGGCGCCAGCGCGATCCTGGGACTCCTGGCGGCAGGCACCCTGCTCGAGTTCTTCTCATGGCAGTCGGCGTTCGGGCTCAACGTCGTGCTGGCCGTGCTCGCGCTTGCCGCCACCCTGATGCTCGTTCCCGAGTCAGCCGAACCCGAGGCGGCGACGCTTGACCCGATCGGCGCGGCGCTGTCCATCGTGGGGCTCGTCGCACTCGTCTACGCCATCATCGAAGGTCCTGCCCGCGGTTGGACCGACGGCCTGACGGTGGGCTGCTTCATCGGCGGCGCCATCGCCCTCGCGGCGTTCATCGCCTGGGAGCTGCACCACAGCAACCCGATGCTCGACCCGCGGGTGTTCCGGCTGAGCCGGTTCAGCGCCGGCTCGCTGTCGATCACCATGCAGTTCTTCACCTTCTTCGGATTCATCTTCCTGTTCCTGCAGTACTTGCAGCTGGTGCGCGGCTACCGTCCGATCCTCGCGGCCTGCGCCCTGGTTCCCACCGCTGTGTGCCTGGTCATCACCGCCAAGCGGGCGCCGCACCTGGTCGAGAAGTTCGGCGCCCGCCGCTTGGCCCCGATCGGCATGCTGATCATGGCTCTGGGGTTCGCGGTGCTGGCCTTCATGGACACAGACTCGAGCTACTGGTACACCCTCATCGGCCTGATCGCCCTCGGCATCGGCATGGGAATCACGACCACGCCGGCCACCGAGGCGATTGTCAGCAGCCTGCCGGATGAGAAGCAGGGAGTCGGCTCGGCCATG
Coding sequences within it:
- a CDS encoding MFS transporter, producing the protein MTNIRTPRGRSSEPSHQEAGHPNRKKILIVMCLCLGTVLSAVASLNVALPVLARDTDATQTEMQWIIDSYALVFAALLLPAGALGDRFGRRKMLILGLVIFGAAATAAMMISEPNHLIFARAALGIGAALVMPATLSIITTTHPPAERAGAVGVWAGVAGASAILGLLAAGTLLEFFSWQSAFGLNVVLAVLALAATLMLVPESAEPEAATLDPIGAALSIVGLVALVYAIIEGPARGWTDGLTVGCFIGGAIALAAFIAWELHHSNPMLDPRVFRLSRFSAGSLSITMQFFTFFGFIFLFLQYLQLVRGYRPILAACALVPTAVCLVITAKRAPHLVEKFGARRLAPIGMLIMALGFAVLAFMDTDSSYWYTLIGLIALGIGMGITTTPATEAIVSSLPDEKQGVGSAMNDLAREVGGTLGIAVLGSILTASYQSAVAEGTRGLPGSVAHAAQESLGVALNVFSSNPQMAKLIPMAQQSFMDGFSSALWAASAVLAVTAIVLAVLMRGSNDTTRTSAHAVRD
- a CDS encoding FAD-dependent monooxygenase, with amino-acid sequence MKVAEYDVVIAGAGPTGLALAGELALKNLKVLVLERRSHRSEESRALGMHGRTLDLLAQRGLAETFMKLGHPVPKVRLRFEQRKQSLLNLAELDTDFGHLLILPQSETERILEEHALELGVHVRREAGVKSLDQDSNGVTVHFGGKDPGSVRASWVVGCDGSKSNVREAIGAKFNGRPYPYTILVADVLLKNPPKDDLLIEVAKLGLVVCTAFGNGYYRLGIIDRTVPWSDDPVTMTEISKALINIFGSDLGPHEPIWTSRFIIQEKQATSYREGRVLLAGDAAHVHSPLGGQGLNLGVQDAFNLGWKLAAVHAGDSDASLLDSYAAERRRRSRAVITVTDVVTRLMMAGHRMPQKMRKTVVPLILSTARGRGIAAGALSGVTLRYPPTHRRLRNRDEGRRVPNLNLRGTNGDVRLFDLMHDGRFVLVDDGSIGSRAEPWADRLCLWQGQVEGHPEFKAPLLVRPDGYLAGSGASEVLAGLKRWCGHPGAAGGSARHADTSAPQLKGSEQA
- a CDS encoding CBM35 domain-containing protein → MSFVKKAKVALVVVTAVISGAALTTPAGAGPAPAVQLDSRDSEGHLLQLGNDNDAYWVNGAGPQNPENRTEGPGPEQYEQQVGIEPKAGPQGEVAFRMKWRWPETTNGDVKGYPAIVSGSKPGSYSPDYLPAGQPVRLRDGSISLTSPSGATPGTFFPLQLPVNSLTAKYDWDHVTAPTGVGHLSFDLWLQSHPGQDRGFVNSSITHEIMIPLDNWGGYGAHSSRACWWWSHDVTIGGKLYHVHAARDQAPCVDGKNNDTPLLPNFGSLNGAYGRTGWKFIVFQPDVMPMDPGEIDLAAIVNHVGTYTDARGNRWATGNEYLVDAELGVEPIKGTGDIVVHDYKVSQTNSSTPTFPSPPTPTTRVQAETGTLTGSGVSVRSDLPGYEGAGHVGSFTDNGDKLAVSFPNMTAGTYDLRIRHRGGAQQNTVQVNNGQLRDVSFPATGDAWAVKTVPWVTLADGANVINLIKGWGYMDVDYVEVVPVDPPVIQPPPPASARIQAENGALTGLTIQTAAPGYEGSGYVGEFEDDGDKVAVTFPGVTAGKYDIRIRHRGGYQQNYVDVNGTRRSEAFPDTGDGWGVKTISGVTLTGGANTIAVSKEWGWFCVDYLEIVPSNAPSTDTATRKQAENGALTGVISQTQVAGYEGNGYVGPFANAGDKVTVDFTNVTAGSYDIRIRYHSGADQQNHVAVNGSSGSQLFTATGSGWGVKTLRGVALTGGTNTVAIIKDWGWFYVDSVEIVPTS